In Streptomyces sclerotialus, one genomic interval encodes:
- a CDS encoding cyclic nucleotide-binding domain-containing protein, which yields MKTLTGRFGALSAEQGRKLMALGREVSFPAGTRIFEEGRPADRFWILRSGAVQLDLHVPGRRPAVIETLGQGDLLGWAWLFPPRSWHLGAAALSPVRAWEFEAEAVRGLCHEDPVLGRDLVLACAEVIGHRLVCARTRLMDLYGPQGSGV from the coding sequence ATGAAGACCTTGACGGGGCGGTTCGGAGCGCTCTCCGCCGAGCAGGGCCGGAAGCTGATGGCGTTGGGGCGCGAAGTGTCCTTCCCCGCGGGTACGCGGATCTTCGAGGAGGGCCGGCCGGCCGACCGGTTCTGGATCCTCCGCAGCGGCGCGGTCCAGCTCGACCTGCACGTGCCGGGCCGACGGCCGGCGGTCATCGAAACCCTGGGGCAGGGAGACCTGCTCGGCTGGGCGTGGCTCTTCCCGCCCCGCAGCTGGCATCTGGGCGCGGCGGCACTCAGTCCCGTACGGGCCTGGGAGTTCGAGGCGGAAGCGGTACGCGGGCTGTGTCATGAGGATCCGGTACTGGGACGTGATCTGGTACTGGCCTGCGCCGAGGTGATCGGGCACCGGTTGGTGTGTGCGCGTACCCGTCTCATGGATCTGTACGGCCCTCAGGGGAGCGGTGTGTGA
- a CDS encoding DUF2180 family protein: MNCFDCTQERKDVSAVAVCCHCGTGICAEHMVLTTEEVHHDVGTGPSWGKRSARRATCRTCGGAEQESPAT; encoded by the coding sequence ATGAACTGCTTCGACTGCACACAAGAACGGAAAGACGTCTCGGCGGTCGCGGTCTGCTGTCATTGCGGCACGGGAATCTGTGCCGAGCACATGGTTCTCACGACCGAAGAAGTGCACCACGACGTGGGCACCGGCCCTTCCTGGGGGAAGCGTTCCGCCCGCCGCGCGACCTGTCGTACCTGCGGCGGTGCCGAACAGGAATCCCCCGCCACCTAG
- a CDS encoding oxidoreductase, translated as MPATARATRPTLAVFKLASCDGCQLTLLDCEDELLELAGRIEIRHFLEASSAVGSGPYDLALVEGSVTTPEDERRVHEIRAAARHLVTIGACATAGGIQALRNFADVEEYRATVYARPEYIATLATSTPVSAHVPVDFELRGCPIDRGQLLEVITAFLVGRKPDIPDHSVCFACKRRGTVCVTVAHGTPCLGPVTHAGCGAICPAYGRGCYGCFGPSATTNLPALIPLLRRDGMDEPTLRRALRTYNATAFAALEARSQEQEERPS; from the coding sequence GTGCCCGCAACAGCACGTGCGACCCGCCCCACCCTCGCCGTCTTCAAGCTGGCCTCCTGCGACGGGTGTCAGCTCACCCTGCTGGACTGCGAGGACGAGCTGCTGGAACTGGCCGGACGCATCGAGATCCGGCACTTCCTGGAGGCGTCCAGCGCCGTCGGCTCCGGGCCGTACGACCTGGCGCTCGTGGAAGGCTCGGTCACCACTCCCGAGGACGAGCGGCGCGTCCACGAGATCAGGGCCGCCGCGCGTCATCTGGTGACCATCGGCGCGTGCGCGACCGCCGGTGGCATCCAGGCCCTGCGGAACTTCGCGGACGTCGAGGAGTACCGGGCCACGGTCTACGCCCGCCCCGAGTACATCGCCACGCTCGCCACCTCCACCCCCGTGTCCGCGCACGTCCCGGTCGACTTCGAACTGCGCGGCTGCCCCATCGACCGCGGCCAGCTGCTGGAGGTCATCACCGCGTTCCTGGTCGGCCGCAAGCCCGACATCCCCGATCACAGCGTCTGCTTCGCCTGCAAGCGGCGCGGCACGGTGTGCGTGACCGTCGCGCACGGCACTCCCTGCCTGGGGCCGGTCACCCACGCCGGCTGCGGGGCGATCTGCCCCGCGTACGGCAGGGGCTGCTACGGCTGCTTCGGCCCCTCGGCCACCACGAACCTGCCCGCGCTGATCCCGTTGCTGCGGCGGGACGGCATGGACGAGCCGACCCTCCGCCGGGCACTGCGCACCTACAACGCCACCGCCTTCGCCGCGCTGGAGGCCCGTTCGCAAGAGCAGGAGGAGCGGCCGTCATGA
- a CDS encoding Ni/Fe hydrogenase subunit alpha: MTHRSSRVLRVGALSRVEGEGALHLRLHDGRVTRTELQIYEPPRFFEAFLRGRAYTEPPDITSRVCGICPVAYQLSACRAVEDACGVEVGGQLAALRRLLYCGEWIESQILHIHLLHAPDFLGYASAVDMARTRRADVERGLRIKQAGNAILELLGGRAIHPVNVRIGGFHRVPTRAELRPLREQLARARDDAWATVRWVAGFDFPDAGADHALLALIEPGRYAIEGGIPAVMAAPHAHGLPGDTDEPLPLRQFPVHAFTEEVTERQVPYSTALQATLDGERYLTGSLARYALSGRWLSPVALQAAREAGLGDPLSGAVCRNPFRSIVVRAVEALYAIDEALRIIDAYRPPPRPYVEVFPRADTGHGATEAPRGLLYHRYALDADGTVTDALLIPPTAQNQGAIEEDLRRLVQRRLDHEDDPVTDTELTALCERGIRNHDPCISCSAHFLDLTVDRS, translated from the coding sequence ATGACGCACCGGAGCTCACGGGTGCTGCGCGTCGGGGCGCTCAGCCGGGTGGAGGGTGAGGGTGCCCTGCATCTGCGGCTGCACGACGGCCGGGTGACGCGGACGGAGTTGCAGATCTACGAGCCGCCGCGGTTCTTCGAAGCGTTCCTGCGCGGCCGTGCGTACACCGAACCGCCCGACATCACATCGCGGGTCTGCGGCATCTGTCCGGTGGCGTACCAGCTCAGTGCCTGCCGTGCCGTCGAAGACGCCTGCGGTGTCGAGGTGGGCGGGCAGTTGGCCGCGCTGCGGCGGCTGCTGTACTGCGGCGAGTGGATCGAGAGCCAGATCCTGCACATCCACCTCCTGCACGCACCGGACTTCCTGGGGTACGCGAGCGCCGTCGACATGGCGCGCACCCGGCGTGCCGACGTCGAGCGCGGCCTGCGCATCAAGCAGGCGGGCAACGCGATCCTGGAGCTGCTCGGCGGGCGGGCCATCCACCCGGTCAATGTGCGAATCGGTGGCTTTCACCGCGTCCCGACGCGTGCCGAACTACGCCCATTGCGCGAACAGCTCGCCCGGGCCCGGGACGACGCCTGGGCAACGGTTCGCTGGGTAGCCGGCTTCGACTTCCCCGACGCGGGCGCCGACCACGCACTGCTGGCGCTCATCGAACCGGGACGCTACGCCATCGAAGGCGGCATCCCGGCGGTCATGGCCGCACCGCACGCACACGGGCTGCCTGGCGACACCGATGAGCCGCTCCCCCTCCGCCAGTTTCCGGTGCACGCCTTCACCGAGGAGGTCACCGAGCGGCAGGTGCCGTACTCCACCGCCCTGCAGGCGACACTCGACGGCGAGCGCTACCTCACGGGATCGCTCGCCCGCTACGCGCTCAGCGGGCGGTGGCTCTCCCCCGTCGCGCTGCAGGCAGCCCGCGAGGCCGGTCTCGGCGACCCGCTGTCCGGAGCCGTGTGCCGCAACCCGTTCCGCAGCATCGTCGTGCGGGCGGTGGAGGCCCTGTACGCGATCGACGAGGCACTGCGCATCATCGACGCGTACCGGCCACCGCCGCGCCCGTATGTGGAGGTCTTCCCCCGTGCGGACACCGGCCACGGCGCGACCGAGGCCCCGCGCGGCCTGCTGTACCACCGCTACGCCCTGGACGCGGACGGCACCGTGACCGACGCCCTCCTGATCCCGCCCACCGCACAGAACCAGGGCGCCATCGAGGAGGACCTGCGGCGCCTCGTCCAGCGCCGGCTCGACCACGAGGACGATCCGGTGACCGATACCGAACTCACCGCGCTGTGCGAGCGCGGCATCCGCAACCACGACCCGTGCATCTCCTGCTCGGCCCACTTCCTCGATCTGACCGTCGACCGCTCCTGA
- a CDS encoding site-2 protease family protein, producing MKGTLTLGRIAGVRVGVHWSVLVILVLVTLALAQGRLPGNHPGHSAAAYWGLALGTAVVFLASLLAHELAHAVVARRNHVKVEDITLWMLGGVARLRDEASSPRAELRIAGVGPLTSAVLGALFVGLFLWLDRLPVPQLLTEAVGWLAAVNILLAVFNSLPAAPLDGGRLLRAFLWWRSGDRLKAALGASAAGRFVGWLLVLLGFASVLLGGDLSGLWLALIGWFMIVTATAEGQQAQFRSTLSGVPVRQVMTPHPATVPATATVEDFLAHLPTDYYRHTAFPVMPSAGVDGAPVGLVSVTQIDRTPADRRATTTLGDIMSPLADVTTALPDTPVVKLIPLLESGAGRRALVISPTTGSLVGIVSRSDINRAVSWLTAGAAHQP from the coding sequence GTGAAGGGAACACTCACCCTCGGCCGGATCGCCGGCGTACGGGTCGGCGTCCACTGGAGCGTCCTGGTCATTCTGGTGCTGGTGACGCTCGCCCTCGCCCAAGGGCGCCTCCCCGGGAACCACCCCGGCCACTCGGCCGCGGCCTACTGGGGCCTGGCCCTCGGAACCGCCGTGGTCTTCCTCGCTTCGCTGCTGGCCCACGAATTGGCGCACGCCGTCGTGGCACGCCGCAACCATGTCAAGGTCGAAGACATCACCCTGTGGATGCTCGGCGGAGTGGCACGCCTGCGCGACGAAGCGTCTTCCCCGCGCGCCGAGTTGCGCATCGCCGGGGTAGGCCCGCTGACCAGCGCCGTACTGGGCGCCCTGTTCGTCGGCCTCTTCCTGTGGCTGGACCGCCTGCCCGTCCCGCAGCTCCTCACCGAGGCGGTCGGCTGGCTCGCCGCCGTCAACATCCTGCTGGCAGTCTTCAACTCCCTCCCCGCCGCCCCGCTGGACGGTGGCCGACTGCTGCGCGCGTTCCTGTGGTGGCGCAGCGGCGACCGGCTGAAGGCCGCTCTCGGCGCCAGCGCCGCCGGACGCTTCGTCGGCTGGCTCCTGGTGCTGCTCGGATTCGCATCGGTTCTGCTCGGCGGCGACCTCTCAGGGCTGTGGCTGGCGCTCATCGGGTGGTTCATGATCGTGACGGCGACCGCGGAAGGCCAGCAGGCCCAGTTCCGCAGCACGTTGTCCGGCGTCCCGGTACGGCAGGTGATGACGCCGCATCCCGCCACTGTCCCCGCCACGGCCACCGTCGAGGACTTCCTCGCACACCTGCCCACCGACTACTACCGTCATACGGCCTTTCCCGTCATGCCTTCGGCAGGCGTGGACGGAGCTCCGGTCGGCCTGGTCTCCGTCACGCAGATCGACCGCACCCCCGCTGACCGCCGCGCCACCACCACGCTCGGCGACATCATGAGCCCCTTGGCCGACGTCACCACCGCCCTTCCCGACACTCCGGTGGTGAAGCTGATACCGCTCCTGGAAAGCGGTGCGGGGCGCCGCGCCCTGGTCATTTCGCCCACGACCGGCAGCCTCGTCGGCATCGTGTCGCGTTCGGACATCAACCGCGCCGTCTCCTGGCTGACGGCGGGAGCCGCACACCAGCCGTAG
- a CDS encoding dsRBD fold-containing protein has protein sequence MSATADGEQLAVKEWKLRLYLYETGPKTTAWLVLDTGDNILETRGHAHRNPQDAPVPEIGDELAVGRALAAMGRLLIHDAAMDIEGVGAGHLPREE, from the coding sequence ATGTCCGCAACCGCCGACGGCGAGCAGCTGGCCGTCAAGGAGTGGAAGCTGCGCCTGTACCTCTACGAGACGGGCCCGAAGACCACCGCCTGGCTCGTGCTGGACACCGGCGACAACATCCTCGAAACGCGAGGCCACGCACACCGGAATCCGCAGGATGCCCCGGTGCCCGAGATCGGCGACGAACTGGCGGTGGGCCGCGCGCTGGCCGCCATGGGCCGCTTGCTGATCCACGATGCGGCGATGGACATCGAGGGGGTGGGAGCCGGGCACCTGCCCCGGGAGGAGTGA
- a CDS encoding FAD/NAD(P)-binding protein produces the protein MASALATSPSGALSRAPSVPVPYRVVRRCPETADSATLKLAPVGNPLPPFVPGQFAMLCAFGIGEIPVSVAGLPVGEAALVHTVRTVGAVSDALYSMAAGDTVGVRGPFGTGWDLGMAAGRDVLVIAGGIGLAPLRPVILDILGERDRFGRLSVLIGARTPADLLYKLQARAWSATADVAVTVDRPAPGWQGSVGVVTRLLDRAVFRPADTVAYVCGPEPMIRATARQLVTRGVPAHRIRVSLERNMRCGSAECGHCQLGPVLLCRDGPVIGWHRAEPLLTVPEL, from the coding sequence ATGGCTTCGGCCCTGGCGACTTCGCCGTCCGGTGCCCTCTCCCGTGCGCCGTCGGTACCGGTGCCGTACCGGGTCGTCCGGCGCTGCCCGGAAACCGCGGACAGCGCGACGCTCAAGCTGGCGCCGGTCGGGAACCCGCTTCCTCCGTTCGTGCCGGGGCAGTTCGCCATGCTCTGTGCCTTCGGCATCGGGGAGATCCCGGTATCCGTTGCGGGGCTACCGGTGGGTGAAGCTGCGCTCGTCCACACGGTACGCACGGTCGGTGCTGTTTCCGATGCGCTGTACTCGATGGCCGCCGGTGACACGGTGGGCGTACGCGGCCCCTTCGGCACCGGCTGGGACCTCGGCATGGCCGCGGGCAGGGACGTACTGGTCATCGCAGGGGGAATCGGTCTCGCGCCCTTGCGGCCGGTCATCCTCGACATCTTGGGTGAGCGGGACCGCTTCGGCCGGCTGAGCGTCCTGATCGGGGCACGCACTCCGGCGGACCTGCTGTACAAGCTGCAGGCGAGGGCGTGGAGCGCGACGGCGGACGTCGCGGTCACGGTGGACCGTCCGGCGCCGGGCTGGCAGGGCTCGGTGGGTGTCGTCACCCGGCTGCTGGACCGGGCGGTCTTCCGGCCGGCGGACACCGTCGCGTACGTCTGCGGGCCCGAGCCGATGATCCGGGCGACGGCGCGGCAGCTGGTCACGCGAGGCGTTCCGGCGCACCGCATCCGCGTCTCGCTCGAACGCAACATGCGCTGCGGGTCGGCCGAGTGCGGCCACTGCCAGCTCGGTCCCGTACTGCTGTGCCGGGACGGGCCGGTGATCGGGTGGCACCGCGCCGAACCGCTGCTGACCGTTCCGGAACTGTGA
- a CDS encoding DUF1918 domain-containing protein: MRAQLGDELVVESPTTGSRLREGEIVGLHHADGSPPYDVRWSDTGQVTLVHPGPDARIRSSRLPEQPHEHSGTPGTALDPSLDPSPPGSDFGRRVAHRRRRLDLSRAEVADRAGMAENYLAYLEQRPADPSSATVLSLAAALETTPDVLRGAGAERAPGPGRAAYHPRLHELGPEECLRLVASHGVGRLALSTADGPQVLPVNYTLIDDTVVYRTAPGTVTATAVGKLAAFQVDHIDEAMSQGWSVLMVGPARLVTGPAADELTARAPSLPWAGGDRPLWVSIRPLRISGRRIGVE; the protein is encoded by the coding sequence ATGCGAGCCCAGCTCGGCGACGAACTGGTGGTGGAAAGCCCCACCACCGGAAGCCGCCTGCGGGAGGGAGAGATCGTCGGACTGCATCACGCGGACGGTTCTCCGCCCTACGACGTGCGCTGGTCGGACACCGGCCAGGTGACACTCGTCCATCCTGGACCGGATGCCCGCATCCGCTCCTCCAGGCTGCCGGAGCAGCCCCACGAACACTCCGGCACTCCTGGCACAGCACTCGACCCGTCACTCGACCCGTCACCTCCCGGAAGCGACTTCGGACGCCGGGTGGCTCACCGGCGGCGGCGGTTGGACCTGAGCCGGGCCGAGGTGGCCGACCGCGCGGGGATGGCCGAGAACTACCTCGCCTACCTGGAACAGCGGCCGGCCGACCCGTCCTCCGCCACCGTGCTGAGCCTGGCAGCCGCCCTGGAGACCACGCCCGATGTGTTGCGAGGAGCCGGTGCGGAGCGGGCACCGGGCCCGGGACGCGCGGCGTACCATCCGCGCCTGCACGAACTCGGGCCCGAGGAATGCCTGCGCCTGGTGGCCTCACACGGCGTGGGACGCCTGGCTCTGTCGACAGCCGACGGGCCCCAGGTGCTACCGGTGAACTACACGCTGATCGACGACACCGTCGTCTACCGCACGGCGCCAGGAACCGTCACAGCCACAGCGGTCGGGAAACTCGCGGCGTTCCAGGTGGACCACATCGACGAGGCCATGAGCCAGGGCTGGAGCGTCCTGATGGTCGGGCCCGCGCGGCTCGTCACAGGACCGGCCGCCGACGAACTGACCGCACGGGCACCTTCGTTGCCGTGGGCGGGAGGAGACCGCCCCCTTTGGGTGTCGATCAGGCCGCTGCGCATCAGCGGGCGGCGTATAGGCGTCGAGTGA
- a CDS encoding Rv1733c family protein: MRRTKTLWRWRSNPLKRPSDILEARIILVAVLLLLTGGLTAALVTGRTAADNLHEQRQNRTPTTAVLVDDAPGRSSGTAYRTGDTKVSVTVRWQDRNGSSRTGSTRVEPDRPAGTKITVWVDEHGRLTARPPGPVIGAIEAALAGTVAALGWCSLVLSVVYGIHLRLDHHRAQQWEREWAEVGPRWGRRRT, from the coding sequence ATGAGGCGCACGAAGACACTGTGGCGCTGGCGGAGCAACCCGCTCAAGCGGCCTTCCGACATCCTTGAGGCGAGGATCATCCTCGTGGCGGTCCTGCTCCTCCTGACCGGCGGCCTCACTGCCGCGCTCGTGACAGGGCGCACGGCCGCGGACAACCTCCACGAACAGCGTCAGAACCGCACCCCGACCACCGCCGTACTGGTCGATGACGCACCCGGCCGGTCCTCCGGCACCGCGTACCGGACCGGTGACACCAAGGTGAGCGTCACGGTCCGCTGGCAGGACCGGAACGGCTCCTCCCGTACGGGTTCGACGCGCGTCGAGCCGGACCGTCCGGCCGGCACGAAGATCACTGTCTGGGTCGACGAGCACGGCCGGCTCACCGCACGGCCTCCCGGCCCGGTCATCGGCGCCATCGAAGCGGCACTGGCCGGAACCGTGGCGGCGCTCGGCTGGTGCAGCCTCGTACTGAGCGTGGTGTACGGGATTCACCTGCGGCTGGACCACCACCGCGCCCAGCAGTGGGAGCGCGAATGGGCCGAAGTCGGCCCGCGGTGGGGGCGCAGGCGCACATGA
- a CDS encoding HAD-IA family hydrolase → MDGAEEFGTAGERARTGLASCLRDVRAVVFDTDGVLVDSARLHAAAWKEAFDACLRAHPPDDPAQRRPFDVREDYRRYVDGKSRLDGALAFLESRGLRLPEGETGEEPGTGSVGAVAAEKERRFVARLHVSGAPTWPGTVRLLHRLDAAGIPCAAVSASRHARELLTKAGLIELFRTVVDGQDAARLGLHGKPDPALFLEAARRLEVTAATAAVVEDALAGVEAGRRGGFGLVVGVDRTATPESARDLRAHGADVVVGDLGELLTAVPGSAED, encoded by the coding sequence GTGGACGGTGCGGAGGAGTTCGGGACCGCGGGTGAGCGCGCTCGCACGGGGCTTGCCTCCTGCCTCCGTGACGTGCGAGCCGTGGTGTTCGACACGGACGGTGTGCTCGTCGATTCGGCGCGGTTGCATGCGGCCGCCTGGAAGGAAGCCTTCGACGCATGTCTGCGCGCCCACCCGCCCGACGACCCGGCACAGCGCCGCCCCTTCGATGTGCGGGAGGACTACCGGCGGTACGTGGACGGCAAGTCGCGGCTGGACGGGGCTCTCGCCTTTCTGGAATCCCGCGGCCTGCGGCTGCCTGAAGGCGAGACGGGGGAGGAGCCTGGTACGGGGTCCGTGGGTGCCGTGGCAGCGGAGAAGGAGCGGCGTTTCGTCGCACGGCTGCACGTCTCGGGGGCGCCGACCTGGCCGGGCACCGTTCGCCTGCTGCACCGTCTGGATGCGGCGGGCATTCCCTGTGCCGCGGTGTCGGCTTCCCGGCACGCCCGGGAGCTGCTGACAAAAGCCGGCTTGATCGAATTGTTCCGCACGGTCGTGGACGGGCAGGACGCCGCCCGGCTCGGCCTGCACGGTAAGCCCGACCCGGCGCTGTTCCTCGAAGCGGCCCGGCGACTGGAGGTCACCGCCGCCACGGCGGCCGTCGTGGAGGACGCACTGGCCGGCGTGGAGGCAGGGCGGCGCGGGGGCTTCGGGCTGGTGGTGGGTGTGGACCGGACGGCGACGCCGGAGAGCGCCCGCGATCTGCGCGCGCACGGGGCCGATGTCGTGGTCGGTGACCTGGGCGAGCTGCTGACCGCTGTACCCGGAAGCGCGGAGGACTGA
- a CDS encoding universal stress protein, giving the protein MVDHRPVVVGADGSAWSLQAVDWAVDAAVRYGVRLRIVHAFREKERQAEHVPGRPPAESPESLVSVASERASRRARGLKVTTRLMPLAPEAALTAESREARVVVVGHRGRGRLASSLLGSVGRGVAARAHCPVVVVRGRAANIAGRNRLVCLGIGNRMPGTGAAAFAFEEAALRGGHIAAVHAWLCTSAEARERHGLLSECRAAHERRAKELFDEVLTEQVRTRPRLEVHHRTVEGAPGTVLTAASMTADLLVVGARRRKTPFGPHLGSVGHTVLHHALCPVAVVPEG; this is encoded by the coding sequence ATGGTGGATCACCGTCCTGTGGTGGTGGGAGCCGACGGTTCGGCATGGAGCCTGCAGGCCGTCGACTGGGCCGTCGACGCGGCAGTGCGGTACGGCGTGCGGCTGCGTATCGTGCACGCGTTCCGGGAGAAGGAGCGGCAGGCCGAGCACGTTCCCGGCCGTCCCCCGGCCGAGTCCCCGGAGAGCCTCGTCAGCGTCGCGAGCGAGCGTGCCTCCCGGCGCGCTCGGGGGCTGAAGGTCACGACGCGCCTGATGCCGCTTGCCCCGGAGGCGGCTCTGACGGCTGAGAGCCGGGAGGCCAGGGTGGTGGTCGTCGGCCACCGTGGCCGTGGAAGGCTGGCATCGTCGCTGCTCGGTTCGGTGGGGCGTGGCGTGGCCGCCCGCGCACACTGCCCGGTGGTCGTCGTACGGGGCCGTGCAGCGAACATCGCAGGGCGCAATCGCCTTGTATGTCTGGGGATCGGCAATCGGATGCCCGGCACCGGAGCGGCAGCGTTCGCCTTCGAAGAGGCAGCGCTCCGTGGTGGTCACATCGCAGCCGTACATGCTTGGCTGTGCACCAGTGCGGAAGCACGTGAACGGCACGGGCTGCTCAGCGAGTGCCGGGCCGCTCACGAACGGCGGGCGAAGGAACTTTTCGATGAGGTGTTGACCGAACAAGTCAGGACACGCCCGCGGTTGGAAGTCCACCACCGGACGGTGGAGGGGGCGCCGGGCACCGTTCTGACAGCTGCGTCGATGACCGCCGACCTGCTGGTGGTGGGCGCCCGCCGCCGGAAGACGCCCTTCGGTCCCCACCTCGGCTCGGTCGGCCACACGGTACTGCACCACGCACTGTGCCCCGTCGCGGTCGTACCCGAAGGCTGA
- a CDS encoding alcohol dehydrogenase catalytic domain-containing protein, whose amino-acid sequence MKAYVFHGPGRSAWEDVKEPVIQDATDVIVRVSAVTICGTDLHILKGNVPEVRPETVLGHEAVGEVVETGSEVHSVQAGDRVLVSCISACGRCSYCRVGTYGQCRGGGGWLLGHTLHGTQAEYVRVPFADLSVHPLPSAVRDQDAVLLADIFPTAYEVGVLNGTVRPGDTVVVVGAGPVGLAAIATSRLFSPARIVAVDLAPSRLAAARTFGADAKALQGEGPEQLVADLTDGLGADVVIEAVGVPESFEMCVRMVRPGGHVANIGVHGKPATLHLEELWSKNVTLTTGLVDTRTTPALLRMLAEGRLPTAPMVTHAFSLGQMAEAYDTFARAGETDALKVVLTA is encoded by the coding sequence ATGAAGGCGTACGTCTTTCACGGACCGGGCCGATCGGCCTGGGAGGACGTGAAAGAGCCCGTGATCCAGGACGCCACCGATGTGATCGTGCGGGTCTCGGCCGTCACCATCTGCGGTACCGACCTGCACATCCTCAAGGGAAACGTACCGGAAGTCCGGCCGGAAACGGTGCTCGGCCACGAGGCCGTCGGCGAGGTGGTCGAAACCGGCAGCGAGGTACACAGCGTGCAGGCCGGCGACCGGGTGCTGGTGTCGTGCATCTCGGCGTGCGGCCGGTGCAGCTACTGCCGGGTGGGCACCTACGGCCAGTGCCGCGGCGGAGGCGGCTGGCTCCTGGGGCACACCCTCCACGGCACCCAGGCCGAGTACGTGCGCGTGCCCTTCGCGGACCTGTCCGTCCACCCGCTGCCGAGCGCCGTACGCGACCAGGACGCCGTACTGCTGGCCGACATCTTCCCCACCGCATACGAGGTGGGAGTGCTGAACGGAACTGTACGGCCGGGTGACACGGTAGTGGTGGTCGGCGCCGGGCCCGTGGGGCTCGCCGCCATTGCCACCTCGCGACTGTTCTCGCCGGCGCGGATCGTCGCCGTGGACCTCGCCCCGTCACGGCTGGCGGCGGCCCGGACGTTCGGCGCGGACGCGAAGGCGCTGCAGGGCGAGGGGCCCGAACAGCTCGTCGCCGACCTCACCGACGGCCTGGGAGCGGACGTCGTCATCGAGGCGGTCGGCGTCCCCGAGAGCTTCGAGATGTGTGTGCGCATGGTGCGTCCGGGCGGCCATGTGGCCAACATCGGCGTGCACGGCAAGCCCGCGACACTGCACCTGGAAGAACTGTGGAGCAAGAACGTCACGCTGACGACAGGGCTGGTCGACACCCGTACCACGCCCGCGCTGCTGCGCATGCTCGCCGAAGGGAGGCTGCCGACCGCGCCCATGGTCACGCACGCCTTCTCCCTCGGACAGATGGCGGAGGCGTACGACACCTTCGCGCGGGCGGGCGAAACGGACGCGCTGAAAGTCGTACTGACGGCCTAG
- a CDS encoding 4Fe-4S dicluster domain-containing protein, translated as MREVSVNDVRRDAWVLRDDGLTALVRELARGGRQVIGPTVRDGAIVLAEIDDAAQLPHGWGVELAAGRYRLVRREDAMVFAHSAGPQSWKAYLHPQRVRRWTADRSADGEWTVRGEDEHAADATPAYAFLGVRPCDLRAIAVQGRVLGGGPGADTAYRRRLARAFVVAVECTEPGATCFCTSMGSGPAVDAEDRGYDLAMTELLDEGGHRFLVRAGSAAGAELLTRLPVEAAAPVTESAARRVVADAAERMGRSMPPVDLHTLMAGSPAARRWDDVASRCLTCGNCTMVCPTCFCTTTEDVTDLTGDHAERWQRWDSCFDLDFSRLHGGPVRASGRSRYRQWLTHKLGTWHDQFGESGCVGCGRCIVWCPVGIDITEEATALAEEAGLPETAGSGQAAGPDRRARQEGGGQR; from the coding sequence ATGCGGGAGGTCTCGGTGAACGACGTACGGCGGGATGCCTGGGTACTGCGCGACGACGGGCTGACCGCCCTGGTCCGGGAACTCGCGCGCGGCGGCCGGCAGGTGATCGGGCCGACCGTCCGGGACGGCGCGATCGTGCTCGCCGAGATCGACGACGCGGCACAGCTGCCCCACGGCTGGGGCGTCGAGCTGGCGGCCGGACGGTACCGGCTGGTGCGCCGCGAGGATGCGATGGTGTTCGCGCACAGCGCCGGGCCGCAGTCCTGGAAGGCGTATCTGCATCCGCAGCGGGTGCGCCGCTGGACCGCTGACCGGAGCGCAGACGGTGAGTGGACCGTACGGGGAGAGGACGAGCATGCGGCCGACGCCACTCCTGCCTACGCTTTCCTCGGGGTACGCCCCTGCGATCTGCGGGCGATCGCCGTTCAGGGGCGGGTGCTCGGCGGCGGGCCGGGAGCCGACACCGCCTACCGGCGCCGCCTGGCGCGGGCGTTCGTCGTCGCCGTGGAGTGCACCGAGCCGGGAGCGACCTGCTTCTGCACGTCCATGGGCAGCGGTCCCGCGGTGGATGCGGAGGACCGTGGCTACGACCTGGCGATGACGGAGCTGCTGGACGAGGGCGGGCACCGTTTCCTGGTACGGGCAGGCAGTGCCGCCGGGGCGGAGCTGCTGACCCGGCTGCCGGTCGAGGCTGCGGCCCCGGTGACGGAGTCTGCCGCGCGACGTGTGGTGGCGGACGCGGCGGAACGGATGGGCCGGTCCATGCCACCGGTCGATCTGCACACGTTGATGGCCGGTTCGCCGGCGGCAAGGCGCTGGGACGACGTGGCGAGCCGGTGCCTGACCTGCGGTAACTGCACGATGGTGTGTCCGACGTGCTTCTGCACCACCACCGAGGACGTCACCGATCTCACGGGCGACCACGCCGAACGGTGGCAGCGCTGGGACTCCTGCTTCGATCTGGACTTCAGCCGGTTGCACGGTGGGCCGGTCCGGGCGAGCGGGCGCAGCCGGTACCGGCAGTGGCTCACGCACAAACTCGGCACCTGGCACGACCAGTTCGGCGAGTCGGGGTGTGTGGGATGCGGGCGTTGCATCGTGTGGTGCCCGGTCGGCATCGACATCACCGAGGAGGCCACGGCGCTTGCCGAGGAGGCCGGACTGCCGGAGACCGCGGGCAGCGGGCAGGCGGCCGGGCCGGACAGGCGCGCGCGGCAGGAAGGCGGCGGACAGCGATGA